A genomic window from Desertibacillus haloalkaliphilus includes:
- a CDS encoding amidohydrolase, with protein MIHQKIKEAISEYKEELTALRRKLHSEPELSWQEENTTRFVCEYLENLGISYRRAKPTGVIAEITGGKPGKTVALRADMDALSVEQLNKDLPYASKEDGKMHACGHDAHTAMLLISAKALSESKEELPGNVRLIFQPAEEVAEGAKELVKQGAVEGVDNVFGIHIWSQMPTHKVSCHPGPSFASADLFTVTFKGRGGHGAIPQDCVDAAVVASSFVMNVQPVISRTIDPQQPAVLTVGKMTVGTRFNVIAENAVIEGTVRCFDPATRDHIEEQLTHYADQVAALYGATATVEYIRGTQPVINDESSAKLVQKVAAEAFGEDVIYYEKPTMGGEDFSFYLDEVPGSFALVGSGNPNKDTEWAHHHGKFNIDEDALATGAELYAQYAWAYLND; from the coding sequence ATGATTCATCAAAAAATTAAAGAAGCAATCAGCGAGTATAAGGAAGAACTAACGGCACTACGAAGAAAGCTCCATAGTGAACCAGAGTTATCTTGGCAAGAAGAAAATACGACAAGATTTGTTTGTGAGTATTTGGAGAACCTAGGAATCTCTTATCGACGGGCAAAACCAACAGGGGTGATTGCAGAAATTACTGGTGGCAAGCCTGGTAAAACAGTAGCCCTTCGTGCGGATATGGATGCCTTATCTGTTGAACAGTTGAACAAAGATTTGCCTTATGCGTCCAAAGAGGACGGGAAGATGCATGCTTGTGGCCACGATGCGCATACGGCGATGTTATTAATTTCCGCAAAGGCTTTGAGTGAGAGCAAAGAGGAGTTACCTGGGAATGTTCGCCTGATCTTCCAACCGGCTGAAGAAGTGGCAGAGGGAGCGAAAGAACTTGTGAAGCAAGGGGCTGTGGAAGGCGTCGACAATGTATTTGGGATTCATATTTGGTCGCAAATGCCAACACATAAGGTCAGCTGTCATCCGGGACCTTCCTTTGCTTCGGCAGACCTTTTTACGGTCACATTTAAAGGAAGAGGTGGCCATGGTGCCATTCCTCAAGACTGTGTTGATGCAGCGGTTGTAGCTTCATCGTTTGTGATGAATGTTCAGCCAGTGATTTCAAGAACGATTGATCCGCAGCAACCAGCGGTATTAACAGTTGGAAAAATGACGGTTGGCACTCGCTTCAATGTGATCGCAGAAAATGCCGTCATTGAAGGAACCGTTCGTTGCTTTGATCCTGCGACACGCGATCATATTGAAGAACAACTCACTCATTACGCAGATCAAGTAGCTGCTCTATACGGGGCAACTGCAACTGTTGAATACATTCGCGGGACACAGCCAGTCATTAATGATGAATCAAGTGCGAAACTTGTTCAAAAGGTAGCAGCAGAAGCCTTCGGTGAAGACGTTATCTATTACGAAAAACCAACCATGGGCGGTGAAGACTTTAGCTTCTACCTAGATGAAGTACCTGGAAGCTTTGCATTAGTTGGTAGTGGTAATCCAAACAAGGATACCGAGTGGGCTCATCATCATGGGAAGTTCAATATCGACGAAGACGCTCTTGCCACAGGGGCGGAGCTGTATGCTCAATATGCGTGGGCCTATTTGAACGACTGA